One segment of Clostridium ljungdahlii DSM 13528 DNA contains the following:
- a CDS encoding S41 family peptidase — translation MLKIKRKIAAVLMISIMFAFSGCDNSSKYVCKSGDRVEAWQKDLDYLKEELPKKHKNLFFKLSKEQFNSEIEGLKKSLNKMNDDQIQMGINKIMTSIGDGHTGTNISSEKMFPLDLYWFNDGGLYVINTTDEYSQIKYNKLVKINDKPIEEVIKSVSQVISHDNEQGIKSQIGYYIAMPSVLHGLNIIENMDSCKFTFEDSNGKASDVNLKPLSGDTVFNAVIGKGKEGEKTPLYMKNQDKAYWYEYLKDSKVIYFSYNQCSEMQQKSFKQFSKELMDVINKEDVQKLVIDLRNNGGGVSTILNDFIKKISKSKMNQNGKIYVIIGRKTFSSAVLNVIDLKKNTKAIFVGEPTSGKPNHYGEVKKFKLPNSGLTIKYSTKHFNNYDNDDSEFIPDKEITASIKDYINNVDPVMDYIIKGGR, via the coding sequence ATGCTTAAAATAAAAAGAAAAATAGCAGCTGTATTAATGATAAGTATAATGTTTGCTTTTTCAGGATGTGATAACAGCAGCAAGTATGTTTGTAAAAGTGGTGATAGGGTAGAAGCCTGGCAGAAGGATTTGGATTATCTTAAAGAGGAGCTTCCTAAAAAACATAAGAATTTATTCTTTAAATTAAGTAAGGAGCAGTTCAACAGTGAAATTGAAGGTTTAAAGAAGTCTCTAAATAAAATGAATGACGATCAAATTCAAATGGGTATAAACAAAATAATGACTTCTATTGGTGATGGTCATACGGGTACTAACATAAGTTCAGAAAAAATGTTCCCTTTGGATTTGTATTGGTTTAATGATGGTGGGCTTTATGTTATTAATACAACAGATGAGTACAGTCAAATCAAGTACAATAAGCTGGTAAAAATTAATGATAAACCTATAGAAGAGGTAATTAAAAGTGTTTCACAAGTAATTTCTCATGATAACGAACAGGGTATAAAAAGCCAGATAGGTTATTATATTGCAATGCCCTCAGTACTTCATGGACTTAATATCATAGAAAATATGGACAGCTGTAAATTTACTTTTGAAGACAGTAACGGGAAAGCATCAGATGTGAATTTAAAACCATTAAGTGGGGATACAGTATTTAATGCTGTAATTGGTAAAGGAAAAGAAGGAGAGAAGACTCCTTTGTACATGAAAAATCAAGATAAAGCTTATTGGTATGAATATTTAAAAGACAGTAAAGTAATTTATTTTAGTTATAATCAATGCTCTGAGATGCAGCAAAAAAGCTTTAAACAATTTTCTAAAGAACTTATGGATGTAATTAATAAAGAAGATGTGCAAAAGCTTGTTATAGATTTGAGAAATAATGGAGGAGGGGTTTCAACAATATTAAATGATTTCATTAAGAAAATATCAAAAAGCAAGATGAATCAAAATGGAAAGATTTATGTCATTATAGGTAGAAAGACTTTTTCATCTGCAGTATTAAATGTTATAGATTTAAAGAAAAATACTAAAGCAATTTTTGTTGGTGAACCTACATCAGGAAAACCTAACCATTATGGTGAAGTTAAAAAATTTAAGCTTCCAAATTCGGGATTAACTATAAAGTATTCAACAAAGCACTTTAATAATTATGATAATGACGATTCTGAATTTATTCCAGATAAAGAAATAACAGCATCTATAAAGGATTATATAAATAATGTTGATCCTGTAATGGATTATATAATTAAAGGGGGTAGATAA
- a CDS encoding ABC transporter ATP-binding protein — MSTVIETKDLGKIYGSKAVAFTALHGINLKVEEGEFLGIMGPSGAGKTTLLNLLSTIDVPTTGNIIFNGKDITQLKNKELSLFRRDKIGFIFQDFNLLDTMTVEDNIALPLALSKVNHKKIQNKVKQLSEFFGIDTHLKNYPYELSGGQKQRTAAARALITEPSVIFADEPTGALDSKSSAELLQCLSSMNEKLNKTVIMVTHDAFAASYCKRILFIKDGKIHARIDKNESRKEFFQRIIEMLAALGGAVNELL, encoded by the coding sequence ATGAGTACAGTAATAGAAACTAAGGATTTAGGAAAAATATATGGTTCAAAAGCAGTGGCTTTTACAGCACTTCATGGTATTAATCTTAAGGTAGAGGAAGGTGAATTCTTAGGGATTATGGGCCCTTCTGGAGCAGGTAAAACTACTTTGTTAAATTTGCTTTCAACTATAGATGTGCCAACCACGGGAAATATTATATTTAATGGTAAGGATATAACCCAATTAAAAAATAAAGAACTGTCATTATTTAGACGGGATAAGATAGGTTTTATTTTTCAAGATTTTAATTTGCTGGACACTATGACTGTAGAAGACAATATAGCACTGCCTTTAGCATTATCCAAGGTAAATCATAAGAAAATACAAAATAAGGTGAAACAATTAAGTGAGTTTTTTGGAATTGATACACACTTGAAAAATTATCCATATGAGCTTTCAGGAGGACAAAAGCAGAGAACAGCAGCAGCAAGGGCTTTGATAACAGAGCCTTCCGTAATATTTGCAGATGAGCCTACAGGAGCTTTAGACTCCAAATCTTCTGCAGAACTGCTTCAATGCTTGAGCAGTATGAATGAAAAATTAAATAAAACAGTGATAATGGTAACTCATGATGCTTTTGCAGCAAGTTACTGCAAGAGAATATTATTTATAAAAGATGGAAAAATTCATGCCAGAATTGATAAAAATGAATCAAGAAAGGAATTTTTCCAAAGAATAATTGAAATGCTGGCCGCTTTGGGAGGTGCAGTTAATGAACTCCTTTAG
- a CDS encoding sensor histidine kinase, whose protein sequence is MSLKVYLKKSIWAIIHFIIIITIVNLVLIGTTEFSKIMYDVIYMNILVFCVSIFFLIFRYKKWKERYKDFYEGLMQGKSVDLLIAKDDVFEAKLIKDTIKLKNKELYENVNELKEELDELNEYITKWVHEIKIPISVCELILDKLEDTVDTNSDIPESLRGELARIKFLVEQVLYAGRASSYSQDLLINEVNIKQVVNEAVKKNAFFFISKKIDLRLKKLEFNVLTDKKWLSYILEQVLNNACKYVGENGIVEIYCEEDEKTIRLCVRDNGIGILPKDISRVFDKGYTGSNGRKNGKSTGMGLYFSKKMAEKLNHDIKAVSQAGNYTEFIITFYKLSDYFKV, encoded by the coding sequence ATGAGTTTAAAAGTATATTTGAAAAAGTCTATATGGGCAATTATACATTTCATTATTATAATCACAATAGTTAATTTAGTATTAATAGGAACCACAGAATTTTCAAAGATTATGTATGATGTTATATACATGAATATTTTAGTTTTTTGTGTTTCTATATTCTTTTTAATATTTAGATATAAAAAGTGGAAAGAACGCTATAAAGATTTTTATGAAGGGTTGATGCAGGGGAAAAGTGTAGACTTATTAATTGCTAAAGATGATGTTTTTGAAGCAAAGCTTATTAAAGATACAATAAAATTAAAAAACAAGGAACTTTATGAAAATGTAAATGAGTTAAAAGAAGAACTTGATGAGTTAAATGAATATATAACAAAATGGGTTCATGAAATAAAAATCCCTATTTCAGTATGTGAATTAATATTGGACAAGCTAGAAGATACTGTTGATACAAATAGTGATATTCCTGAAAGTTTAAGAGGTGAACTTGCAAGAATAAAGTTTTTAGTTGAGCAGGTACTTTATGCAGGCAGAGCATCTAGTTACTCACAGGATCTTCTAATAAATGAAGTAAATATAAAGCAAGTAGTAAATGAGGCTGTTAAAAAGAATGCATTTTTTTTCATTTCCAAAAAGATAGATTTAAGATTAAAGAAATTAGAATTTAACGTGTTAACAGATAAAAAGTGGCTTTCTTATATATTAGAGCAAGTTTTAAATAATGCTTGCAAATATGTGGGTGAAAATGGAATAGTGGAAATTTATTGTGAAGAAGATGAAAAAACTATAAGATTATGTGTAAGAGATAATGGAATAGGAATATTGCCTAAAGACATATCCAGGGTATTTGATAAAGGCTATACAGGAAGTAACGGAAGAAAAAATGGAAAATCAACAGGAATGGGATTATACTTTTCTAAAAAAATGGCTGAAAAGCTAAATCATGATATAAAAGCTGTTTCACAAGCTGGAAACTATACAGAATTTATTATAACTTTTTATAAATTATCTGATTATTTTAAGGTATGA
- a CDS encoding FtsX-like permease family protein encodes MNSFSIAYNNFKHNIKTYALNLMAMIFSVAVYYNFIALNDNPQIVQINEIMNIVRSASTSTAVLLLVFLVFFIWYSNSFFLKQKKKEIGIYAFMGIDNYKIGLIYALEGFLQGLLSIVIGSFVGILFSKLFIMILCKVAFLDVKINFFISVHALIETIITFLIIFFIISVLGYFNIVRSKLIDLFNASRKQEGLPKLSKFKAAASIIIILIAYGMCISLPKLAVIGSVPIITIMIIFATYWLFGSFFSMIMRYILDKKQILYNGTNIVSISNIVFRIKENYKTLATIAILIASAITALGTAASIKYNTNIELDLPYSFTYILDGNTGDEIEPKVNKYITSANHNILLKEKVNFIFVNKSKTDENFSEDEFMVVKASDFKKITKDLKVKDAEGILQKSELKSGEVIYVQRPKTLVQASKIKNIEINNLKYNVKMDLKTPLFGGIINDPCLVVNDKDYEAMKGNFKESKFYGIIVNDQKNTLDLSAKLRTIRVLDNNLYSYAQKYRSGYEAYGVIFFMGCFLALVFVVATGSIIHFKILSEAYMDKEKYKILLKIGMTERELKSTISKQTAVYFILPLLVGVIHSSFGIVILSRLMDCNLLLTTAISVVTFIVIYGMFYIFTLGKFRKVI; translated from the coding sequence ATGAACTCCTTTAGTATAGCCTACAATAATTTTAAACATAATATAAAAACTTATGCCTTAAACCTTATGGCAATGATTTTTTCTGTGGCAGTTTATTATAATTTTATAGCTTTAAATGATAATCCACAAATTGTTCAAATTAATGAAATTATGAATATTGTTAGATCTGCATCAACTTCAACAGCAGTGTTACTTCTTGTATTTTTAGTATTTTTCATTTGGTATTCAAATTCCTTTTTTCTAAAGCAAAAGAAAAAGGAAATAGGAATTTATGCTTTTATGGGCATTGATAATTATAAAATAGGATTAATTTATGCCTTAGAAGGATTTTTGCAAGGACTTCTATCTATAGTCATTGGCAGTTTTGTTGGAATATTATTTTCAAAACTATTTATAATGATTTTATGCAAAGTTGCTTTTTTAGATGTGAAAATAAACTTTTTTATATCAGTACATGCGTTGATTGAAACAATTATTACATTTTTAATTATATTTTTTATAATTTCAGTTTTAGGTTATTTTAATATAGTAAGAAGTAAATTAATAGATTTATTTAATGCTTCAAGAAAGCAGGAAGGGCTTCCTAAGTTAAGTAAATTTAAAGCAGCAGCTTCAATCATAATAATTTTAATAGCATATGGTATGTGCATAAGCTTGCCCAAATTAGCGGTAATTGGCAGCGTTCCTATTATAACTATAATGATTATTTTTGCAACTTACTGGCTTTTTGGTTCTTTTTTTTCAATGATAATGAGATATATTTTAGATAAAAAACAAATTTTATATAATGGTACAAACATTGTAAGCATATCCAATATTGTTTTTAGAATTAAAGAAAATTACAAGACCCTTGCAACTATTGCTATTTTGATTGCATCAGCAATTACAGCCTTAGGGACAGCAGCTTCAATTAAATATAATACCAATATAGAATTAGATCTTCCTTATTCTTTTACTTATATATTAGATGGCAACACAGGAGATGAAATTGAACCTAAAGTTAATAAGTATATTACTTCAGCAAATCACAATATTTTATTAAAGGAAAAAGTAAATTTTATTTTTGTAAATAAGTCCAAAACTGATGAGAATTTTTCAGAAGATGAATTTATGGTAGTTAAAGCTTCTGACTTTAAAAAGATAACAAAAGATTTAAAGGTTAAAGATGCAGAAGGAATTTTACAAAAATCAGAACTTAAAAGCGGTGAGGTAATTTATGTACAAAGACCTAAAACCCTTGTACAAGCAAGTAAAATAAAAAACATTGAGATTAACAATTTAAAATATAATGTGAAAATGGATTTAAAAACACCCTTATTTGGTGGAATAATAAATGATCCTTGTTTAGTAGTAAATGATAAAGATTATGAAGCTATGAAGGGGAATTTTAAGGAAAGCAAATTTTACGGAATTATAGTAAATGATCAGAAAAATACATTAGATTTGTCTGCAAAGTTAAGAACTATAAGAGTTTTAGACAATAATTTATATTCTTATGCTCAAAAATATAGATCTGGGTATGAAGCTTATGGAGTTATTTTCTTTATGGGATGTTTTTTAGCATTGGTTTTTGTAGTAGCTACAGGAAGTATTATTCACTTTAAAATTTTAAGTGAAGCTTATATGGACAAGGAAAAATATAAGATTTTATTAAAAATTGGAATGACAGAAAGAGAACTGAAAAGCACCATTTCAAAACAAACAGCAGTATATTTCATCTTGCCTTTGCTTGTAGGTGTAATTCACAGTTCATTTGGTATAGTGATATTAAGCAGGTTAATGGATTGCAATTTACTATTGACTACAGCTATAAGTGTTGTAACTTTCATTGTAATTTATGGGATGTTTTATATTTTTACATTAGGTAAGTTTAGAAAAGTTATTTAA
- a CDS encoding HIRAN domain-containing protein: MDNKALTKFNTSRTSLINSFSAGNLPMPYANEIFLLNIWIAGLNYYEGHNIEGELNVGDKLLLKREPKNQYDNLAIEIYDAKNRKLGYVPRAKNEVISRLMDGGKLLYGIITEIKYEYLEISADIFMSDF, from the coding sequence ATGGATAACAAGGCTTTAACTAAATTTAATACTTCAAGGACAAGCCTCATAAATTCCTTTTCTGCAGGAAATTTACCCATGCCTTATGCCAATGAGATATTTTTGTTAAATATATGGATTGCGGGTTTGAACTATTATGAAGGACATAACATAGAGGGTGAACTAAATGTAGGAGACAAGCTGTTGTTAAAAAGGGAGCCCAAAAATCAATATGATAATTTGGCTATAGAAATATATGATGCTAAAAATAGAAAGTTAGGGTATGTGCCAAGAGCGAAAAATGAGGTTATATCAAGGCTTATGGATGGCGGAAAGCTCTTGTATGGTATAATTACTGAAATTAAATATGAATATTTGGAGATAAGTGCAGATATTTTTATGAGTGATTTTTAA
- a CDS encoding DUF429 domain-containing protein, with the protein MKFCGIDVHLRILSIAEIDENFNINLLKNMTLNELKEYIMSTPITLIGVDAPYNLNQGLMNDEVYRNKLGRKINGHYNKKVSEYELSRRGINPFSTPSSMEIVRSKNYLSWMETGFKAYNILKEKGLELLNESNLNEKKDRGMVEVFPHACFTVLSGKLLSNKSTEKGINERINVVEGQGFTGIRDYLQNINKKYKDDFLDALIAAYTVYKIYNGNGTFVGDIVEGQIALPVDKIKDSYKRAADPESNINKKEDSIIIQFNKIYEYKVKHCDSVLWLKHFKPINGAPDVLELLKTKQNEDINVTIADENNEIVNVTLVSMKNRSDGLKVSNEYKKILKDFWGSSGDGREYIIKIIF; encoded by the coding sequence ATGAAATTTTGTGGAATAGATGTACATTTAAGAATTCTATCAATTGCAGAAATAGACGAAAATTTCAATATAAATTTATTAAAAAATATGACTTTAAATGAATTAAAAGAATATATAATGAGTACTCCTATAACTTTAATAGGAGTAGATGCACCATATAATCTAAATCAAGGTTTGATGAATGATGAAGTATATAGAAATAAGCTAGGTAGAAAAATTAATGGACATTATAATAAAAAAGTTTCAGAGTACGAGTTATCGAGAAGAGGTATAAATCCATTTTCTACTCCATCGTCTATGGAAATAGTAAGAAGTAAAAACTATTTATCTTGGATGGAAACAGGATTTAAAGCGTACAATATTCTAAAAGAAAAAGGACTTGAATTACTAAATGAAAGCAATTTAAATGAAAAGAAAGATAGAGGAATGGTTGAAGTATTTCCTCATGCTTGTTTTACAGTTCTTTCAGGAAAACTTCTATCCAATAAAAGCACTGAAAAAGGAATAAATGAGAGAATAAATGTTGTTGAGGGACAAGGCTTTACTGGAATTAGAGATTATCTTCAAAATATAAATAAGAAGTATAAGGATGATTTCCTAGATGCATTAATTGCAGCTTATACTGTATATAAAATATATAATGGCAACGGAACATTTGTTGGTGATATTGTAGAAGGACAGATTGCCTTACCAGTAGATAAAATTAAAGATTCATATAAAAGAGCAGCAGATCCAGAGTCTAATATAAATAAAAAAGAAGATTCTATAATAATTCAATTCAATAAGATATATGAGTATAAAGTAAAACATTGTGATAGTGTATTATGGTTAAAGCATTTTAAACCAATTAACGGAGCACCAGATGTTTTAGAATTATTAAAAACCAAGCAGAATGAAGATATTAATGTAACTATAGCAGATGAAAATAATGAAATTGTAAATGTCACCTTGGTAAGTATGAAAAATAGAAGTGATGGCTTAAAAGTTTCAAATGAATATAAGAAAATACTTAAAGATTTTTGGGGAAGTAGTGGAGATGGAAGAGAATACATAATAAAAATAATATTTTAA
- the uvsE gene encoding UV DNA damage repair endonuclease UvsE, producing the protein MSIGYACLTIGVLNTNLKSCNAKNVCDEKLLDVIEHNLKSLENMIAYNIKNSIHLFRISSDLISFGSSPLNKLHWWDIFSNEFSKIGRKIRENNIRVSMHPGQYTVLNSPNKDVVSRAVEDLNYHSKVLDSLGVNVENKIVLHIGGVYNDKKQAINRFISNYVNLDDRVKRRLVIENDDKSYNINDAIEIGTKLGIPVIFDNLHNEINPSNDDKSELYWINECKNTWKDKDGYQKIHYSQQDISKKTGSHSNTIAVDRFVDFYGSLEREDIDIMLEVKDKNLSAVKCINSITRDKRISKLENEWSKYKYTVLESSPKIYLEIRNLLKDKKNYPVVQFYNYIDEAMKEEVIPGNSINAALHVWGYFKNIVDSREKESFLRSIDRYKKGEVSINVVKNKLWKMAVKYDERYLKDSYYFIF; encoded by the coding sequence ATGAGTATAGGGTATGCATGTTTAACTATAGGAGTTTTAAATACTAATTTAAAAAGCTGTAATGCTAAAAATGTATGTGATGAGAAGTTATTAGATGTAATAGAACATAATTTGAAATCTCTTGAAAATATGATTGCGTATAACATAAAAAATAGTATACATCTCTTTAGAATTAGTTCTGATTTAATATCTTTTGGATCAAGTCCTTTAAATAAGCTGCATTGGTGGGATATATTCTCTAATGAATTTTCTAAAATTGGTAGGAAGATCAGAGAGAACAATATTAGGGTTTCAATGCATCCTGGACAATATACTGTGCTTAATTCTCCAAATAAAGATGTAGTAAGCAGAGCAGTGGAAGATTTGAATTATCATTCTAAAGTTTTAGATAGCCTCGGAGTTAATGTAGAGAATAAAATAGTGCTTCATATTGGTGGAGTTTATAATGACAAGAAGCAAGCAATAAATAGATTTATAAGCAATTATGTAAATTTGGATGATAGGGTGAAGAGAAGACTTGTTATTGAAAATGATGATAAATCCTATAATATAAATGATGCGATTGAAATAGGAACAAAGCTAGGTATACCAGTTATTTTTGACAATTTGCATAATGAAATCAATCCATCTAATGATGATAAAAGTGAATTGTACTGGATAAATGAATGTAAAAATACATGGAAGGATAAAGATGGATATCAGAAAATCCATTATTCACAGCAGGATATTTCAAAGAAAACGGGCTCACATTCAAATACTATAGCAGTAGATAGATTTGTTGATTTTTATGGAAGCTTGGAAAGAGAAGATATAGATATAATGCTTGAAGTGAAAGATAAGAACCTTTCAGCAGTAAAATGTATAAATTCCATAACCAGGGATAAAAGAATTAGCAAGCTTGAAAATGAATGGAGCAAGTATAAGTATACTGTTTTAGAAAGTTCACCTAAAATTTATTTAGAAATAAGAAATTTGCTTAAGGATAAAAAGAATTACCCTGTTGTTCAATTTTATAATTATATAGATGAAGCTATGAAAGAGGAAGTTATACCGGGTAATTCAATAAATGCTGCACTGCATGTATGGGGATATTTTAAAAATATAGTGGATAGTAGAGAAAAGGAAAGTTTTCTTAGGAGCATTGATAGGTATAAGAAAGGGGAAGTTTCTATTAATGTAGTTAAAAATAAGTTGTGGAAGATGGCAGTTAAATATGATGAAAGGTATCTTAAGGATTCGTATTATTTTATATTTTAA
- a CDS encoding DUF3783 domain-containing protein, whose protein sequence is MKPTILLFNFTDKTRYNSVIKAILPLKIKIKKVDREDYLQPIGYLAGKKDIDPAVEKYEGPELADEMLLISDLTDMKLNQLLLSLKKSSVRIKLKAVLTQNNEKWNPIQLYEELIKEHEALNK, encoded by the coding sequence ATGAAACCAACAATTTTATTGTTTAATTTTACAGATAAAACTCGATATAACAGTGTTATAAAGGCTATATTGCCGCTTAAGATTAAAATTAAAAAAGTAGACAGGGAGGATTACCTTCAGCCAATTGGTTACTTAGCTGGTAAGAAAGATATTGATCCTGCTGTGGAAAAGTATGAAGGACCTGAACTTGCTGATGAAATGCTTTTGATTTCAGATCTTACAGATATGAAATTAAATCAATTACTGCTCTCTCTGAAAAAATCATCTGTAAGGATCAAGCTTAAAGCTGTTTTAACTCAAAATAATGAAAAATGGAATCCAATACAGTTATATGAAGAATTAATAAAAGAACATGAAGCATTGAATAAATAA
- a CDS encoding J domain-containing protein: MEENSVGFNIEYERKKKLLKSLIEQLSKLIEEKDFFLNVKKVNIETKYMCSIGKYEMERMNLNFEIRALKKEISLRQSALNRGEVVSEEHIEQVMKEELRVWNEKVNAFSKQIKDAEIFMKLPKLSDEESKRFKSLYRKLIKLLHPDIHKCDERDKLLWQRVCEAYKNGDLEELENLMYLVENKNMDDLLYKQDGSIEDKVEKLKNLIFKCLDKIDKIKKVFPFTIEKEISNDQWVKDKIDEIQINNQLLKTYRDKLKVVLSEFK, encoded by the coding sequence ATGGAAGAGAATAGTGTAGGCTTTAATATAGAATATGAAAGAAAAAAGAAACTTCTTAAATCATTGATAGAGCAACTTTCTAAACTTATAGAGGAAAAAGATTTTTTTTTAAATGTGAAAAAGGTAAATATAGAAACAAAATATATGTGTTCTATTGGAAAGTATGAAATGGAGAGAATGAACTTAAATTTTGAAATAAGAGCTTTGAAAAAAGAAATATCCCTTAGACAATCAGCATTAAATAGGGGAGAAGTTGTTTCAGAAGAACATATCGAACAAGTTATGAAAGAAGAATTGAGAGTTTGGAATGAAAAGGTAAATGCTTTTTCCAAGCAGATAAAAGATGCAGAAATATTTATGAAATTACCAAAGCTTTCTGATGAAGAAAGCAAAAGATTTAAAAGCTTATATAGAAAACTTATAAAGCTTTTGCATCCGGATATACATAAATGTGATGAAAGGGACAAACTTTTGTGGCAAAGGGTTTGTGAAGCTTATAAGAATGGAGATTTAGAAGAATTAGAGAACTTAATGTATTTAGTAGAAAACAAAAATATGGATGATTTATTATATAAACAAGATGGAAGTATAGAAGATAAAGTTGAAAAATTAAAGAATTTAATCTTTAAATGCCTGGATAAGATAGACAAAATAAAGAAAGTGTTCCCATTCACAATTGAAAAAGAGATTTCAAATGACCAGTGGGTGAAAGACAAAATTGATGAAATTCAGATAAATAATCAGTTATTAAAAACATATAGAGATAAATTAAAGGTTGTACTTAGCGAATTTAAATAA